The DNA region CTTGAAGAAGGCTCCGCTCTTTGCCGGACTCGAGGACGAGGCCGCTTCGGCGTTGGCCGCGGCGATGGGCACCATCAAACTCAACCGCGGCGAGGTGTTGTTCCACGAGGGCGACAAGGAAGACCGCCTCTACGTGGTCGTCAGCGGCAAGATCAAGCTGGGCCGGAGTGGCTCGGCCGGCCGGGAGAACCTGTTGGCGATCCTGGGGCCGGGGCAGATGTTCGGCGAGTTGTCGCTGTTCGACCCGGGGCCGCGCTCCTCGACCGCGACCGCGGTCACGGCGTGCGAGATCCGTACGCTCGAGCACGACGAGCTCATGGGTTGGCTGTCCGGCCGGCCGGAGGTGGCACTGGGGCTACTCGGTCAGTTGGCTGCCCGGCTGCGGCGGGCCAACGACGTGGTGGCTGACCTGGTGTTCTCCGACGTGCCCGGCCGGGTCGCGAAACAGCTGCTGGAGTTGGCCCGCCGATTCGGCGAGCGTCGCGAGGACGGCATTCACGTGCACCACGACCTCACTCAGGAGGAGTTGGCCCAACTGGTCGGCGCCTCCCGGGAGACCGTGAACAAGGCGTTGGCCGATTTCGCCGCCCGCGGCTGGATCAGACTGGAGCCACGCTCGGTCACGATCCTGGACACCGTACGAGTCGAGCGCCGGGCCCGCTGAGCCAGCTCCCCGCCGATCGTCGGCTCAGGCCGTGCCGAGGGTGACCTCCACGGTGTGCGACTGGCCGTCGCGGTTGTAGGTCACCTCGACCTTGGTGCCCGGTGCGTAGTAGCGGGTCGCCGCGATCAGCCCGTCCGCGTCGGCCGTGGCGAAGTCGTTGATCTTGGTGACCTGGTCGCCCTCCTTCAACCCGGCCTTCGCGGCGGCACCGT from Microlunatus phosphovorus NM-1 includes:
- a CDS encoding Crp/Fnr family transcriptional regulator, coding for MDPEVLKKAPLFAGLEDEAASALAAAMGTIKLNRGEVLFHEGDKEDRLYVVVSGKIKLGRSGSAGRENLLAILGPGQMFGELSLFDPGPRSSTATAVTACEIRTLEHDELMGWLSGRPEVALGLLGQLAARLRRANDVVADLVFSDVPGRVAKQLLELARRFGERREDGIHVHHDLTQEELAQLVGASRETVNKALADFAARGWIRLEPRSVTILDTVRVERRAR